A stretch of DNA from Cryptomeria japonica chromosome 4, Sugi_1.0, whole genome shotgun sequence:
ACTAGAAGTTGTTACGAAAGAGAAACTGACAGATAAATATTCAAAGATTCAATTCCAGAAGAAGGGAAAGATTGTTGATCCCCCTAATGAACCAGTAAAGTCTGGtaaaaggaagaaacaataggaaaaGAAACTATTTGTTAATAAAGAGGCAActaaatttgatgaagaaaagaCAACCCTAAGGGCTAGTGTCAAAAATCCTAAGGTTACCAAAAAGACATATGCTAAATCTTCAAAGAAACCAGTAACATTACATGATACTTGTGAGAGAATGATTATGCTTATTAAAAATTATGGAATTTATAAAAGATTTAATTCATTGTTTAATCATTTGACTGAAAAAgaacaaatagaaattgaagatgcAGTTGTATATATTATGGATAAATTCAATAAGGCCCTTATTGAATTGCACGggaaaattcctaattctttataCAATAAGATTGATGCAAGATGGAAGGATGTAATGAAAAAAGATAGAGAATTTGTTGAATATACACTCAAGAATCTTCAACTGGAGGTAACTAAGGAGCAACTAGAGGATGTACTTATGAATTCTAAGTCATCTTTTAGATCAAAGAAGAGGTTGATTAGAATGCTTATTGGAGAAACCCAATCAGTCCAAAAAGAGACTAAAATTTTGATAAAGAAATATTTGGGTCTAATTCCTATTGATGAGGAAAAAGATGAGGAAGAGAAATCAGAGACACTTAAAGAAGAAGATCTTCTAGATGATGTACAAATTGAAGATCTACAACTTGATGAAATTTTGCTAGATGACCAACTAGTGAACACACAGACTGAACTTGTGATTATTCCTAATAATGATATTGGTAATGGTGATGATATTGATAATGGCGTTGATGCTAATATTGCTGATAATATAGATATGAAACATGTTAATGTTCAAATGactgaagaacaagaacaagaacaaggacAAGAAGagaggaaaattgaagaagaaaagagcTCTTATGAGCCATCGGTGAACATTTAGACTATTGACATTCAACCACCATCGATAAATGATactaacaataataaagataagacaAAATAAAAGAAGGATGAGCCACCAGTTAATGCACCAACTACTGATACACAACCACCACCAGTAAAGTCTAGTAATGAAGAAAATCAAAAAGAGAAGTTAGAAGATAAagacaaagaaaaggaagaaaaagagaaaatagaggaCAATGTGCcaaaagtgacacctttgtcacttgattccaaaAAGAAAGTTGATGATGAAACTGACAATGATTCTATAATCATACAAGGACCATTGGACATGGACAATTTGAGTGCTACAGAATTGATGAACATTGCAACAGTCATGCAGTCTCATTCACAAAAGAAGAGACTTTTGGAGCAGCAAAAGGAGGTAGAGACCATACAAAATGCagttgaaattttgtcaagtctcctaccagagactgatacaAACAATTTTTCCACTCCTATTGACAAGCTTAGacaactttattatgatgttggagAGCAGATGAATTCTTTAGAAGATGCAACTTATATGAGCGTTGAGAAGAATTACAAGAAAAAAAGAACAGAGCAATTAATGACTGAAATTGATATAGGGAAAGTTTCTCTCACTGTCAATAAAGACTATTTGAAAGAAGCACTTGAAATCGGAGGTAAAATCtaagttttcattattttgtgctAACTTTAAGATGAAGAAGGAGGAAGCagagaaagaacttgaagttcttagtgagtcatttaGACCCCTTAATGACTGTACAATTAGTTTTGGTCAATCCattgttgaacttcaacataagctgAAAGTATATGAGCATGAATAGGTGAAGAGAGTCAGATCATTGCAGGAATTGCAAACACAACTGATAGCCAAGGTGAAGATCCTACAAAGATCTTACAAGGAAACTGGGGCAATCCTTGTTACACCTAAGATGAGCACCTTAGATGCAATGGAGGAGCTTTCCAGATAGATACAAACTCATGTGGAGATAACTGGAACAATTTTGGAGACATAGCATAATGATTTGAAACAATTgaagtctcattttagtgatgctttttccAAGATTGCAATGTAAAGACATTATAAATTTCATATCTTTCTATATGCTATGCAATtttaatgcaaattttgatgttacatgtatttatctttcatgtttttacttctttatttggtattgttgtcaaagggggagtaatagagagtcagtcaaaattttgtatgtaaggATAGTATGAGTCTTATACTTGtttgtaatagcatgcaattgctaagggggggtatatgtcatgaagtcaatttttgttgtgcacacttagttgacatttTTTTCATAagtgtttccataaatgccaaagggggagaatgttggcatttgactgaattgGTAAAGATTGTTGTTGATATACAACCTATAAATGATTGATTGCTGAAGATGATGAAAAGGTTGAGATTCATATTTGGTGACTaagttttgtgttttcattgatggcaacaattttTTTGTAGTAATCTAAGTTTTGGAAGTCAACCGGTAAGGCTTAACCAGTACAAAAGATAGTTTGAcagagaaccggtaattaggacttcaactggtaaaaaATGAACAAAGTTGCATTCAAGCAATTGGTACAGGTGAttcttgaagagttggatgatgcggtttcAAAGAAGTGTTGGAGACAGGTATTTGAAGCTATGTTCACAACCACACTAGTACATTCAATTAGATGAGTGAGATTTGATGTATAGAGTAGACAAACTCAAAGAACACTAAATCGGTAGTGATAAACTCACTTAAATTGGGAAACCAACCTaggatttgttttgttttttcagtggccgacataagtaaaacATGGAATGTAAggttgtctagatgcattgaacctagaaaattgttccaaggttgtagccgactaaaagtgaatgtttataaaaagtgtgatgtcGTATGAAGTCAGTGTGTGTAAGTGTATGAGATCATTAGCGAATGATGGGAATGTGATTATGCGTTGAACAGGGAAGCTCTATAATGAAGTGTTGTTaaagttttgaggatctgaaggggatcttatcagacacaggaggtgttacatgaagatctttTCACTCATGTTTATCTAACAGTTTGCAGCAgcaaaatcccctaaccaagtaggtCCTATCAGACATTAATATGTAAATaacctaatagggtagctctatattagagtcctaaatcctcttgcaaggttgatcctaataggtcaaagctccttaCAGGGCTTatcattgaaatcccttaactgggtgactcttaATCGAGTCTGCTctgcatagttgtaagaccttaaccggtcaagatttctaatttgtagatagtgaatcttgtgggtaccaactcccacagtggtttttcccttttggtttttccatgtataaatatcttgtattatgtggaatttgttttattgggcattagcttatgtggtgttATTTATTTTATGCTTATTATGTTTTAAGTTGTTGAAGGTGGTAattagattcatattgtttttgcttgcactgattcacccccccccccctcccagtgccttataagttcatcaataaTAGGTAGAAATAAATacaataattacaatataaatatgTTCATAGGAGGACACATAAGGTATCCTCAATTTGAGATGACCCTAAACTAAGATTCTGCTAAAGGAAACATACATGGGAAACATTTAGAGGTTCCAAAATAATAGAGACTAGCCATGACCAATTGGTGTAATTATGCATCAGGTTGGAGATGGCATGACAAAGCTTGTTTTAAGCCATAGGAAAAATCATATAGAAGAAGATTGTAGATGATAAAACCTCAAGCCACATGAAAATGATCCTCCACAATGAGCTCAATAAAAAATTAGTAGACCCAGCCACAAACCAAATTTATCTTGAAGAGAAGAGCCAACTTTGAACTGACTACACAATAGAgggaggcaaaaaaaaaaaactttgagcCATTCATTGTCGATATATCAAGCAGCCAAAGAGCAGGACAAACCTGAATGGGAGCCAAAAAGACCAAAGATGAAGccatatcatccattaaaataaataattcaaactttCATACACATCATATCAGGTAGAATAGGCCCTTCAGAGAAGAACAAGATACTTCTCAAGCACCCAAAATAGATGGATACCAAAATGtgaaaacaattgaagagataaaTTAAGACACAGTGAAGGACTCCTTTAAGGAGGCTAACTCAATAGGTTGAGGAAAAGATTGTGGATATCCATGACGCTCCACCTTTGCATGATAAACCAACTTCCATAATGCATTAAACTTTGACAAAGTGAGAGAGAAAGAGGTTCACCAATAACATCTCTATGAGTGAAGATCCATTCATGAAATGGGGTTGCCAAGGTATCCATTAACCCATTAATTATTGAAATAAGAATTGCTCTTGTAATAGAATCTTCATCCAAAATATCATTTCTATTGAGAAACCCACCAATTAGAGGAGAACCAGAAAAGATATTATAAGAAACCAATCTTGATGAGACCTCCTCCCAAGTATATAGTGAGGGGTGCACGAAAGAACCAATCAGAAGCTTTGTTATACCCACACACCATGTTAGATCCATAATCACTGATGAAATTCTAGAAGTTGCCTTCAACGGAATAAGGAACCTATTTCTTAGCAACCAATTATCGTAGAAAATTATGAGCAAGGTCGAATCCACTCTATAATAGGGGATTGCAAATGTCAATTGAAGTGAAAATAACAACACATTTCCATTGATAAGGAAGTCAACATATTTACCATGAAGATGCACCTTGAAAGTCATATAAAGAACACCAAAAATGCCATGGATAAGAAATATGCATCCATATTTGGTTAAATAGGATGACACACATGTGAAATAAATGATAAATGAAGAAAAATACATGTGCAAAGATATATAATAGAAGTAACATGAGCAAAAGGAGCACAACAAAAGCCATCTAGCAGCACAAGCATGAGAAAACCTCATATCAATTTGGAGAGAAGGATAGAAGATACAAAGAATATTTGTGATCACATGAGTATAGAAAAGCCAAGGAGGATGGCCAACTAGACAATCATAGCCTCGAGCAAAGAAAAGGCAACATGTGAAGTGAGGAATATCATGGGATTGCACAAGCAAGAGTACCATGTGTTAATTTATTATGAGGACATCATTAAGACCTCACCAAATGATTGCTTGTTGACAAACAAAAAACTTGAAATACTTGAGAGAATTGAATATAAAGTGAATCAAAATCAGACCTTTGTGATATCATCCAACATTCTCTTCATAGGGTCATCATTAGACTAAATATCAAGATCATTGAAAATTCTCTCACCCTCTAGCAAAGTGCAACCTTGATTCACTAAAAAATCAAATAACTTATTAGCTTCCAAATAACAATGTGAAATGCAGTAGCTATCAAAATGCACTAACAACATTTCAGCTTGTTGAATGATATAGTTGATCTTCCAATTAGGAGTATCCACACCTTTGAAGGTAGATATAATGTTCATATAGTCATCTTCTATTATAAGATTTATCAGATTTCCCTGAATAACTAATTTAATTCCAAATAATAGAGCCAAATCTTCTACCACATTATTTGTGCCATCTAGAACCCTAGCCATGCCTACAAATACCACAAAAGCCTTGTGATATTTGACAACACTTTCAATACAGATTTGTCTGAATCCCCctttgatgcaccatcaaaattgaactTGAAGAAATTTTGTTGGGGGATCTTCCATCTGATTTGTTTTCTGTCAACTTGCTTCAAAGAGTTGTTCAATAGGCAACCTTTAAAAGGAAGTGATAAATGTTTCTATTTATTGAGAGCATCATTGTCCCAAATGTGAAGTGTGAATCCAATTTATTGTTCTTCATAGTGAATCCTTTAAATGTCTCTAATATAGAAAactcaattaatttaatttatgattGAAGAGGAGAAGACTAGTGAAGTTTGTTAAGTAGCTAGCTCTAACAATCTTAAGCAAATGAACAATTAGTTAGTAAATGATCTTTATTCTCAATATCTTCATTACACATAACACATGTGAAAATTTGGGCTAAGCCTAGTCGAACCAATCTATCACTAGTAAGGATACACCCTTTAAGTGCAAGCCAAGCAAAAGCCCCCACTTTTTGAAGGCCAACTCCCAACTAGCAAAAACAGAATCCTCTTGATTGTTGATAATTATCTTTCTCAAATAGAACATTGTGACCCTGCTTGAGAAAGTAATGACCTATTTTGGAAGGCATCCAAATCAATGTATCACCTTCATTCTTAAAATAGATGAATCTTTTCTTAAGTTCCTGAAACAAGATATGTTGTTGATTGAGAGGAGAAGCCACTGAGAAGATATCTTTCCATTGAGTTTAATTCATGCCCCTTGATGTAATGACATGAAAGTAGTTTGTAACTTTATCACCTCAATtagtattgtatacacataaaaatggctatgagcaattaaataaatattttatatttatttaatgattattcttttattaaatagttaatttgaaaagattaatttatttaattcatttttcgtttctttctattaattaatttaattgaaatatttaattcattcattcatttatcctattccctaagttaattgaatatctaaatatttaattatctcctccaaataattaaatatctaatatttaatagttattctcctatcctatagtctcaaatattaaatgatttcctaaattatttaatcccttttccaactcaccttccatctccacttcatcttccctttgccaactcatccaacatgtggctaaggaaattaatatttcttaaatattaattcatcatttatctccaacctccaaatttaatgaatattgtgtacatacacacatttcataactaTTTCCtgtattctctccaacatcccctacatcttaggaaggacttgagtccacttgtcctatcatgcctaaattctctccaaccatccctagattctctcagtcagcaacccagtcaaggtgagatgagtgacaattgtcttctccttccccctttctctcaaccttcacctttgctcacaaccattcaaatctatagatctgatcaggaCTGTTTATCAAAGCCACAtaatctaatcctctcaaggtctataaaatcaagagcttcagttgagagagagttagtcttcaaatcaatcatatgcatatgtgagtttttgaagcaaatagaaaatagtaatagcaatagcaaatatcatatagaatcatagtataatcatttagcataatcatgtagtatttgcatatcatagcatcaattaactacaagttatcagtccattcttcatataccatcttggaagccttcagtgcattgtctgagagcacaccatctgcaaccaggaacaatagagttaggacacaatgagacataatccatgaaggtaatattagtattttatttcatatgtacttcatgtagtttcattggttgagtttggatttcctatagcatttctatttgtattttgtgaaactaacttgttgcaggtagcattctgaggatgaaattcaagttgacatattttggcgcccactgtggggctcatagacctcacatatacctttaaaaatctcacaaatagtaaaattaatgcatttgtaatgcagattcacgcatgtgtgaattctgacagcactTTTGTTccgtaggttagcgcatttgccttctaggttagtgcatttgcaccataggttagcgcatggacattttaggttagcacttttgtcttaaaGTCTATGCATTTGCATTACAAGTTCGtgcatttgtgtcctaggttagtgcatttgtcaaagaaatcatgcttttgtatccagagagtagcgcttttgtagcctaggttagcacttttgacctATAGGTTAGCTCTTTTGAGAAAAAAGATAGTGCATGTGTAAAGTTAGCGCTTCTATTTACAAACTAACAAAATTCCTTGCAggcccgaatgtccaagaaatcagatttttcatactactaacatgcatgtgcaggatggtgtttaaggcaaattttatgcatttcctcatctagttaattaaaattcttcttttgggaagtaatatatcatattttgttcatttaatctAACTAAGAGGgaaaattgacaacatgcaacttgcatttttaatattttctctaaaatagttgtaCATAGACTTTTaagagggctaaaataaacaccatgcttgttggagcaacatctccaaataggacttagtcaacaattgctttgaaaagattaaaaagaacacttgtattccatgtctcgaaagtggtaggtatatgctctctccttaattgggtgaccaaaaatccaaacccactcttttacgctttttTTACTTTCAAAGCAATTAAatcttttagagggcctaccttctcaagctgccttgagggggccagtgagaggggaatgaactAAAGTAAAAAtgagctaataccgagtccttccaatccactataaataaattgtgtttgtgatgaaagtctcaaacaacatgtgatgataagttcatactgacactatgtttcctgataaaccctatggagcgtaacctctatagtatgggaaccttctatatttacagacctgaaagtgccgcatgtatggccacatgaccggaaacctttactaaaaaccacttgtactagttgccaaaatccttctagttgttggcgcaggaggttggacctctaaagcgggtcacatacatacggttcctagtagagatataaagtttgccatggggagttttcatggaaactagtgcttggcttccccaaagaagtgagtgtcaagggtggaaccagtggggtcaagcatctaaatatccactttgaatagcgtagcttcaggggaaaccccacgtgagattcaacaattattgtctcagcctaccataggaattgtacttacttgtgcattttgtttattagacattgtgtcttctatgtctgtaacatgttccaaatggtcaaaaattgaagaaaattaccATCTACAAgtgagaaaaaatccaacaaattgctgaaaaagtttgatcaaaagggtactacaaaaagctttccaacacttgaaacaccagatcaaaatcaaagtgtcaaaatgtcagtatcaaaattattcttgaagtagatttgtctctaaaccatcacgtattttcaaactagctcaaacaactaggtcactaatccaacaggttattcctaaaaagttctataaacatcaacattcaacaagttattgattcaaacatcttaagtacaaaaatcaacatccttgtcaagtctctcatcaggataatcaaatcctctatcacgaagcttgatcaatccatACTAGggtcctaatcttggatatatctttcctattttgaacctaggttatatcaaaaccacaatcgcaccaacattggaatcaaacaaacttctgaattgccaaatgcttatatgacttttaagtatcaccttaagaaaagaaaacccaattataaagctactcagaaaaggataagattcttgtatatcaatcacaagatcttattaaaacataggacattcctacaccattttcgtcactacttacgtagCTGTGGTACACAATTTGATGGTAAAATTTTGTAAAGATgtgtttttcaacaaagagatgctttatcccaacaaacaaacaatagcggtaaaatcaacaaggcatatcttcctaaaccaataatcacttattgacttgtccattggaaatttcaacaactttgaaataaacacatgccagtttggactagagcccaacacgaacaacttagaaaacaacaacaaatggaggaagaagataataatgtattccaaacttttggatttaccgttgttgatgaagaagcagtcaataacaccattagagaccttgagatatttcaaatttgataggcttatggaaaaattgttggcaaaacaaaaagaaaaatatctcttgatgttggcaaaatatggagctaaagtaccacaagactttaacatagaaagcttgaaacaagatgtggaggcaagtaacacccaaaacacggaTGAACCAAATAATGAAGACatgaacaaagaaagcaatgaagaaacaaggaaagaaagagatgacaaaagaaaagagtgtagtgataagagaactcatgaagaaataaggaaaaaccatgtagataattcattgtcaaaccttactcaacaaatacaaactctccagcaacagatacaagacatgcaaaatgggacaagctccaagaagtattcgttagaagatatatgcccatatccttttgataaaaatctgaatatgatgccatttccgcaacattgtgagattcctaaatatgacaaatacgatggaaaatctgatcctcaagatcacattagggatttttgtactatgagcatggaatttgctcacgatgaaacttaacttatgcatctttttcctaggagtttaaatggacaatcaatggagtggttttcaagattaccatccggagtcaaatcctttgaagaacttgtgaataggtttatttcacaatactcctacaatataaggaatgaaataacaatgttggatctttgcactgttaaacaaaagaatggtgaatcctttatgattttgttactatgatggaaatgcatgtttaataggtatccccaagatgtacctgatcaagaaaaaatggacatattcattgataatcttatcagtgaaatgagttatcgactaaggatgcaacgtcctccctcttttgccaaaatgatcgaaaatggtctgaaaatagagaatgcaatggtaaagaaaggagaactaaaactttacaataattcatacaataacaaaaacaacaacaataacaacaatgacaaactcaagttctagtcaaagaataggaatgtcagcaatgaaaggAATGACAATAATAccactacaaaacaacaacaaccaatttttaatctatcaagtcaaaccccaagcaataacaatctagaaaacaataaaaccaagtcctttttctccaatcctcggaggaaattcacaaacattggagaatctttagaatcaactctaaaaactttgcttgccaacaaattgattattttaccagaagcaagaagttatgaaccaccagtcaagcccaattggtggaatgccaattatttttgcaattatcatcggaataaaggacacctaacaaatgattgtcagagattgaaaaaccttatccaagatctaatcgataatggaaccatcatagtggatagacataagacaaacgaatcacacttggctttcaaaactccacttccaaattatgacaaaggaaaagccaaagtgaattacacttatacatatgatgatgtggtaaatgtgatcattgctaacaaaaattcatcttcaaaaccaatcaatgtcatcacgagaagaaaagaaaaggttacctttccaggtatagcaaaagactcaacaCCCAATCCACatcaatacaatttagtagagcaattacaaagaatacctgctcaaatatcaattttggaacttttgaatgtttcacctatgcataaggaaattttggtgaaagctttagtggaaacaatagtttcaaaagatttggatgtagatcagttccaaaacatggtaggacaccttatagctcctcattgcttatcattttctaaaaatgatgatgcatccttacaacatcctcacaattctccctccaatgttgaagtctccattaataaaagtCATGttaaatgtgtactcatagatggaggagctggcttaaacatttgtgcattaagtttgatgaaagctttgggatattcaaagaatgcagtagacccgaaaaagaaaataaccatcaaggcttatgatgaagcagaatgttcttctaaaggaactattgtacTACCAATAAGAATAGGTCCTGTTGAAAAGGATGTATTGtttcaggttttagatttgaacctctcttacaacattcttctaggaagaccatggattcacaagatgcaagcagttccttctacatatcatcaatgtgtgaaatttcctcatgaaggaaaagagacaactataattgcagattctagtcaatatttcAATAATTTGAAGCCCAcataagatacaagagttccacataacagagaatcaatatatcctaccaaagaaattcaagtaaagttatgggaaacttttgaagaaaagctcaagttaaatgatgaaggaatgggaaaatattctttgtatAATTTTCTACTTTCCCCTAACTCATATGGTAAGCCTATAGATATGATATCAAATCCATTAGAAAaaccaaaacatatgtttaaaggaatatttgttagtgctggaactcttgaagaagaaaatgaagacaaagacattcttggttggttgtacaaggatgaagacaaaactatagcaacaacaacagaagtcaatattcccataaaacaatatggcaaaggatatgaaattatgcaaaagatgggatatggagggaaaggaccaattggtaagcaacatcaaggtatttcagaacctatttgtccgcactcacaatccacagaagataaaccTGGGTtgggatatctaaagtctaatcaaaagcaacataatcaccAACagcaaaagtggagaaagaaatcagttcctaagaagaaaattggcaagaaaagctacatcaagcggtcaaaacagtaaccaataaacaaaagaagcaagaagaacatgaaaagaaagaggaggagattgcCATCCAAGGTgatgaaaaatcttgtcaacaagttttgaaaatacaaacaaatgcaaagtctgaacaagatattctagaagtagtaaaaatagagatggcaaaaatcagagaacttttcgtaccatacaacattccagtatggtatagtggagtaatcttagatcaggattcagagacagattccaatgagtatgaacggggtccagatgtcttatctactacatcaagtaaagaacacaatgaagaccaagcagctatcatgaaagatttgtctattgcaaaacaaaagatgaagttagaaagaagataagagaaacttagaattcaaagaaaagaggcgtatgcaaaaagaaaattgaatgacaaagacaaataag
This window harbors:
- the LOC131037880 gene encoding uncharacterized protein LOC131037880, encoding MIMLIKNYGIYKRFNSLFNHLTEKEQIEIEDAVVYIMDKFNKALIELHGKIPNSLYNKIDARWKDVMKKDREFVEYTLKNLQLEVTKEQLEDVLMNSKSSFRSKKRLIRMLIGETQSVQKETKILIKKYLGLIPIDEEKDEEEKSETLKEEDLLDDVQIEDLQLDEILLDDQLVNTQTELVIIPNNDIGNGDDIDNGVDANIADNIDMKHVNVQMTEEQEQEQGQEERKIEEEKSSYEPSDEPPVNAPTTDTQPPPVKSSNEENQKEKLEDKDKEKEEKEKIEDNVPKVTPLSLDSKKKVDDETDNDSIIIQGPLDMDNLSATELMNIATVMQSHSQKKRLLEQQKEVETIQNAVEILSSLLPETDTNNFSTPIDKLRQLYYDVGEQMNSLEDATYMSVEKNYKKKRTEQLMTEIDIGKVSLTVNKDYLKEALEIGGKI